In bacterium, a genomic segment contains:
- a CDS encoding PDDEXK nuclease domain-containing protein has product MTAKQKPLIYKAGKPKPRSFRETSDGPSMTPPATGLLPAGYGPFLADLKSRIRSAQIRASLASNREMIQLYWDIGKDIAVRQAADGWGAAVVDQLAVDLSREFTGIEGFSRTNLYRMRSFYIAWAEVVINVPQPVGQILPQLVGDLKTANVAQPVRQIGDAILPQVVADLPWGQNITLLEKVADYAERLWYANMAFENGWSRSILTLQIESDLFHRQGKAITNFAATLPPPQSDLAQQIVKDPYTFDFLTLTDPAREREVEEQLVGHVAKLLLEMGAGFAFVGRQFHLEVAEKDYYLDLLFYHTRLHCYVVVELKAGEFKPEYAGKLNFYLSAADDHIRQAEDKPTIGLLLCRQKDKIEVEYALRDMRKPIGVAEWQTKLVRRLPIDLRPSLPTVKEIETALASLTDNQGAGK; this is encoded by the coding sequence CAAGCCCCGTTCTTTTCGCGAAACCAGTGACGGCCCTTCCATGACACCGCCAGCCACCGGCCTTCTCCCCGCCGGTTACGGGCCATTTCTCGCCGACCTCAAATCCCGTATCCGTTCCGCCCAGATCCGAGCTTCCTTGGCTTCGAACCGGGAGATGATCCAATTGTACTGGGACATTGGCAAGGACATCGCCGTACGGCAAGCAGCCGACGGATGGGGTGCGGCTGTGGTTGATCAGTTGGCTGTTGATCTGAGCCGGGAATTCACGGGAATTGAAGGGTTTTCCAGAACCAATCTGTATCGAATGAGATCGTTCTATATTGCTTGGGCAGAGGTAGTTATAAATGTCCCACAACCTGTGGGACAAATTCTCCCACAACTTGTGGGAGATTTGAAAACCGCAAATGTCGCACAGCCTGTGCGACAAATAGGCGACGCAATTCTGCCACAGGTTGTGGCAGATTTACCATGGGGCCAGAATATCACCCTTCTTGAGAAGGTCGCCGACTATGCCGAACGCCTTTGGTATGCCAACATGGCCTTCGAAAACGGCTGGAGTCGTAGCATTCTGACGCTCCAAATCGAATCCGACTTATTCCACCGCCAGGGCAAAGCGATCACCAATTTCGCGGCCACGCTCCCGCCGCCGCAATCGGACTTGGCGCAGCAAATTGTGAAAGATCCATACACTTTCGATTTTCTCACCCTTACCGATCCGGCTCGGGAGCGGGAAGTTGAGGAACAGCTTGTAGGCCATGTGGCCAAGCTCCTGCTGGAGATGGGGGCGGGGTTCGCATTTGTCGGACGTCAGTTCCACCTAGAAGTCGCCGAGAAGGATTACTACCTTGACCTCCTCTTCTACCACACGCGATTGCACTGCTACGTGGTGGTTGAACTCAAAGCGGGCGAATTCAAGCCGGAATACGCCGGCAAACTCAACTTCTACCTTTCGGCGGCCGACGACCATATCCGCCAGGCAGAGGACAAACCGACCATCGGCCTGCTTTTATGCCGCCAGAAAGACAAGATCGAGGTCGAATACGCCCTGCGCGACATGCGCAAGCCGATCGGCGTTGCCGAATGGCAAACCAAACTCGTCCGTCGCCTACCAATCGACCTGCGGCCAAGCCTACCCACCGTCAAAGAAATCGAAACCGCCCTTGCATCCCTCACCGACAACCAAGGGGCGGGAAAATGA